Below is a window of Humulus lupulus chromosome 2, drHumLupu1.1, whole genome shotgun sequence DNA.
cattatagtacttacgagatgcgtagcggaacaatgactacactCTTTGCATTCCCTAACCTTTAGTCCTtattgaatgctaggtattgcaaggaatccaaaccactttgaaacaagaccacaatcttccaagtctttctctaaaatagcctagtgtttgtgtggacatgtcttaacacatgagaagaaaattcctagagagaaactaagagagagtgggcaGCCAGGTATAAAATATTtggagtgaatttttaccttgtcaaatttagctgacctaatgcattctataacactagtatatatagacAATTAGCTAGAACATAAAGTAGGTTTTAGTTtccaattttaatttaattatttaataattataattaattaaatacttgtcaaaattaaccaattataattttgacctttatttaattcattttattaatattaataccaatctatcaatattaacaaaattgtcccaattggctataatactctctttttgagactttgcaataaaatcctcaatgtttcttctatttattttctcacaaaatatcaataaataatttaacattatttatttccattgaactagtcaatattatatttttataattaataattaaattaattattcaagactactaggttcattttgataagagatgacatggggactaTGGATCAATGAACTCAAATTATGTCATCTcattaccttattaattcctcatgactccactatagattctgaattgcactcttgaattcatagaacattttacaccaaatgtaaatatgttatccattgttataaccataaccgttattcaatcctctatagatgatctactaatgagacgggtgAAAATTACCTTTTTACCCCTCATTGATGTTTTATCCTTAActtccactaagttccttgtaaatgatattttcgtaaatttaattatagaaatgagtactccatcatttaacacttgaaccgagctataaggaaatcatcatttcacttcttaaaaagaagctatagatttcatatctatgataaatacttccactcaattacactaccaaatctccaatatgtaagtatgagctagtccgtaaggtaagctggtaacgaacaaatcaaaagacttgaataatacaattagtagaatattaatcactcagaattaagattgaattgacctatggtcaacattttcatatgattagattagataataacgatacttatcttgtcaataatcaatatcggtccagtccaatgtaacaaaatacatccgatcttatctacttagtcaatgtcctggatacgacatCACActagatgtgtaagtagatcttatcgtagattacccaatcagtaaaaattcagtgtactgatttaatcttaggaaaaaatgcttttgaacatatatttacaattataatccattgtgtccaagtcactataattgtaactatacatatgtttgggattttataaacttttgtattaataataattaatcatgtaataaaatatgtaaacaacacaatttgattgaacaaaatgttTTCTACTACTTTATTTATAATGAATGAATTgcataagaaatgttgttttataagggcataaaacccaacagctcTCGTATTGATCTTGGTGATGCCATCGTCTGCTAGCCAAAATCCTGTTAAACGTGCTATCTATTGGCGATCTTGCCTTCATGATGGGAGGCATGATTGCCACCTTCTACGACTTTTGGCAAGATTTGAAGGGTTGATAAAGGTGGCATAGCTATTCATTAGTGACGTTTGTTGGCCAAACCATTAagtatatgtaacgacccaaaatcactaataaggcttaagggccttgattagcatgttgggagggcataattggtatatgtgtgatttaatgatttaatgcatgattttgtggcatgcatgattaatatgattatatgactatgtgacatgcatgtttgtgaatattatatatgcatgtaggccctttatagcttataagggcatatttgtaattttggcccgttgagggcataaatatgattatatgtgataaattgtttagaccacattattatgtggatatatttgcagcatatggctcgagacagtcacAGTGAGCAGATTGACAAAATAGTCATAGCGGGGTtcaatacctggctcgggggagcctaggggtaaatttgggaatttagagaataatttggaaattattggatattgaataaataattggtaattaattgtatgacgggattaattggtaaatattaggaacatttgaggaattagcgggaactgggggaaatgaccattttacccctagggataACTTGAGGGCTAGTTAATTAAGAaaggtataatggtcttttgctTAGGAACTAAGGGATATACTCAGAACTTAGGAAGTGGAAGTAaccagaattaaaaaaaaaaaactctcatctctctctttcacgatttttctctcactctctctcattgaGCTTTGTGGATTAAGGAAAGAAAAAGGGCATAACTTAGGCCTTGAGCTGGTGTTAATTGAAGGAGAATTTAAGGGAAAGGCTGAGCTGAGGCTTGGAAGTAAGAGATTAAGCTTAGGAGCTTGGGGATTTAAGCTCAAGATCAGAAGATTGAAAGCTTGTGGAGATTCAACAACTAATTAAGGTAAGTTCATAACCTGGGTTTTCTGGAGAGTTTAGTTTATTAGAATGGGATTTAAGTTGAGCAATTGAATGAGGAATTGTCATTGATTTGGGATAGAAACTTCAGTTTGTATTGCGGTAGTTTTATGTTTAAACATGTGAATTAAGGTCTTGAATTCGTAGCTAACTTGATGTTGAATTGAGGAGGTTTGTTTAGGTAAAATTATGGGTTAAGGTCTTGAGATTCTTGGCTGGGAGAACCATGTGAAAAACCCATATTTTCTGAGCTCAAagggggcgtgccgcgacccagccctggggcaccgcggcgcgtgtggccatTTTAGCATGGGATGCTCTCTCACTTGGGGGCGCGCcatgacccactaagccaagtcgcggcccacctcctCTTTGGCTTGGGTCCTAGCTCTCTAACttgagggcaagtcgcgacccaaaGCCAAGTCGTGACCTGCCTAGGTATGTTGGCCTTAGagtggtttctagaattggtaaggctcgggggttcgaacctaggcgcttgggacaatttctactacctggtttagtataaATTGACtcagaggctagtttttgtctcctaagtatttatttggattggaagttaaaaATTACCTATTGGAGATTGTGACTAGAATTATCACCAAGGCTCGAGACTAAGGATCATGCTCAAGACCATTACATTTTCTCCggtcggaattaaaggtaagaaaactacacccttgtgtggctgtgttgggccTGAGATTCCCAATATTTGAGTACAAATGttttatgattgtgatatgcagtgtgagcatgaaataaacggcctaagagagtcgaggctgataatttgcgcacaggatgcaGCTTGGTCACtgagagctggggtcagctagataaacactagactcgacctaagcgagtcggagtcagtgggttaaaccgAGGGTGCGACCTAATGGCGTCGATCTTGaatattgtatgatgattgtgataaattgttgaatataaatatgttttctgttgttaatctgatgcttaTGGCTAGTTGAATATCTGGATGATTGACTTGTGATTCATTCATTGTCATCATTGATTATGTGTCTGCtatgctgttatggttttcttgctgggccttggctcacgggtgctacatggtgcaggtaaaggcaagggtaagatggaccaaccatgagttggagagctctgggggcgaggtgtacattgtcagctgctcgtccgccacgaccgagggattgtacaggaacAGAatcctaaaatgtgtattttaccattagagtggcctttgattgtatataactatttttggaagtttgtaaatttatccttcaaaccctgtttttgggatcccgtgtgctaaacatttattttaatgaaaattgtctgtttatgaccaaaatcttttaaccctaacttgattatgactttgggatcacatctttattcaaatgacttaCATAGCAAggcttgcactattttaaacacacaatgtaatggtcttggttatccagggcattacagaataGGTTTCCTCGCCAATTGGGTGTGCGATAGGCAAGGCATAACTCCCTTTTGTGTTTTTCTATTAACATGCTTTCCGTTGGCGAGTACACTTTTTCAAATAGAGAGCAGGGTTGTCACTTCTTATTGCATTTGGATTCTTGATACTAGTCTCCTTTTTGACATGTTTATGTGCATGAGTCACCTATTATTTGTGTTAATCGGTGATCTCCCATCGTCCTCACCATTGGCTTGTGTGGGTGGAGTTCTCACCATTTGGTGTGTGAGAATGGAGTCTTCGTCACTCGGTGTGTGGGACTGGACTCACTTCTTTATTTTTGGGTGGAAACATTACCCATTAGTTAATAATTGGCACCTCCCTGATGTTGATTGTGTTTAGCAACTTTGCCTTTAGTTTTATTTTGGCAAACTCTCGCCATCCATTGCTTGCTTGACAAACTTTGACAAGAATTTCTTCCTTTTAAGAGACACTGCTAGTTGATGTTGTATTGTCAACGTTGCTTCTTTAGATGACCTTAGACGCTCTTTCCTACTTCTTAGAGCATGCCTTTAATTCATTTAATATCGGCGACATTGTTGCTTCGATTGAGTAATTGGTGTCTTAGACAATTTCGTTATATTTTTTTGAACTTGCTTTCCATTGGAGATCTTGTCTTTACAATACGGAACAAGGTTACCATTTTCTATTGCTTTGGCTTCTTAGTGTTTCCACCTTTGTCGACCTTACTTTTTGAAGGTTCAATCGCAACCTTGACCTCAGCTTCTTGGGTGAACTGATTGCTACAAAGATCATAGGTTAGTGCAATGGCCGCCTTACTGAAGAGATTGGCGAGGTTGAGGATGACTGGGGCGAGGGTTCGAAGAACACTGCCGTCGAGACCATTGACGAGGGAGCCGTATGCGAGGATGATGTGAGCCAAGGTAGTGTTGATGGAGTCATCTATGATGAGGGCCATACTAGCGAGGTCGCCCTTGGTGAGGATGCTATTGGTGAGGTGGCCTCTAGCGAGAGCGCCATTGGTGAGGTGGCCACCTTGCCGGCGACGAAGACGACGACGACGACAACCATCCCGTCACCACGACATAGGCTTTGAGCGTTCTCCTTACTTCATCTTTTTGATTTTGTACATTGAATTATCATTCTTTTTGTATGAACATTGGCCTTATCTGGGCCTTTTCTTTATGTATATCGACGATGACCTTGCTTACTTTACATAGCCATGTCTGATGTTTGCAAAAGTTTCTGAATTTTGCCCTTTCGCTGTTGTCTACTTGCATGCTTTGCTCCATATGCACTTTACATGAACTTTGTATTTTGGCTGCTTGGTTCCATACTTACATGAACTTTACATTTTTTCTGCTTTGTTCCATTCGCATGATATCTCTTATGCCCCCTCAAGTGACTAGGGAAGAGAAGGCACCTGGTCACTTGTAATATGACCATCCCTCATATTGGCAAGGGGATCCGCGAAGGGCCCCTCTGGTGCCTGCGATGGCTCTCATGAATTGAGGGCAAATTGCTGTGTTTTCCCAATCGCCTGTAATGGCTCTGATGTTTCTGTGATTAGATTTGAGACCCCGTCGCAGCCCTTGGGTCCTTTGTAATAAATGTTACTTTCTCATGTTCGGTTGGCCTGACCTAACTGGTTTCGCCATTCAATATTAGCTATCATAGGGAAATGGAGAAATCACGACGGTCTTGAGAATGTCTCTTTTGATTCTCATTAATTATGGCCTCGCCACCCATGGTCTCACCAATCGTGGTCTCGCTATCTGTGGCGTCGCCGTCTGTTGCCTCACCATCCGTGGTCTCACCTCTCATGGGCTTGCATTTCATGGCCTCGCCTTTTTTGGTCTTGCCGTCCATGGACTCGCCACCCGAGGCCTCACCAATTGTGGCCTCACCATCTGTGGCCTCGCtgtctgtccactcgaacttcttacttccctTGAGaaggttgaagaatgggatgcgcTTATCCGTGGACTCCGAGATGCAGTGACTGAGAGCAACGACTGTTTCGTTTAGGCTTTGTACGTCTGTTGTACTCTTTGGGGATTCCATATCAACGAAAGCCCTGATCTTGCCTCAATTTTCTTCAATCTCTTTAGAATTGAAGATGTATCATAGGAACTTTCCAGAGGCACTACAAGAATTTTGAGTAAATATTACGTTAAAATATAGCACCTTTTTTAAAGTGTTATTAATGATTTAGCTCTAAAATATTCAGGTAGAAATATTTAGCGCCAAGTGAATTAGTAATGGTGCCtttacttttcattttttttattattttacacAACACTCATTCTGAATATGGGTTCTCTCTAAACGCCTAAATCCCTTCATTCTCACCATTCATTTCATCGATTCTCTCTAGCCTCCACGAGAGAGTGCTCAAACCACACGGCATCGTTCTCCTCCACCGGTGGTTAGATCGGTCTACTCCAACATCACGAAGTCGCTCTCCACCCCATCGGCTCGACTTAGCAAACATCAAAGGTACTCTTTCTTGTCCTGACCTCACTCTGGTAATGGTTCCTACTCTTCAGTAAATGAGAGAGAGCCCTAAGCCGCTGCCCTCTCCTCCTCTCACTCCTATccgttattcttctttttcttggaaGAATAGGTGACGGCGCCTGGCGGAGGCAGAGGCAAAGGCGAGGTCATGGGTTCGACGATGCGTGGGTCTTCTTCTCCTCAGCACACGACGGAGGCGAGATCTGGTATGTTTCCTCTCgacttatttttgttgttgttggttggtTCATGGTAGTCAAAGCCTTAGAATGGGGTATTTTAATTACTGTGTGTTTAATAATCTTATAGGTTTTCTTCATAGTATATGTTTTGTCTTTCATTTTAGTTATAGAGAAGATTAGATTATAGGAGACTCTTAATGAAATTGCTAAATTGGTATTTTGAAGTCATAATGTTAAATTATCATTTCATGATTGCTAAGGTACTTCAGTCATGAGCAAATATAAGAAACTACTTGGTGTGATATCCATCCTGTTGATATTACATTATATGTGCTCTATTTGAATCTCTGTGTTTTTCTACTTTTACGGGCAATTGCTTCGTTATATTATCTTGATCTCCTATGTTTTGACACTAAGTAATCTCTTTTCAGTTGCTATAGCTTGTTTTGATTTGGGAATTCCTGGTTTTTGTCTGACGTACGAATTAGTTGCTACTATTGTGTTATTAGCATTCTATTAGGTTTTAGTTACAGTTTAGTGATTTACTAAATGTTCATGTTTTCATTCTTGGTGATATGGACCAGATTGTTAATGGACCTGAAGTCTTGAGCAAGTTTGTTGGTGAAACAGAAAAGAATGTTAGAGATCTGTTTGCTGATGCTGAAAATGATCAGAGGACTCGCGGTAAGAGAAATTTATACCCAAAATATGATAATTAACCTGTTTGTATTTACTAATGCCGTAATGTCCTTTACTGTTTAGGTGATGAAAGTGATTTGCATGTCATAATCTTTGATGAAATTGATGCTATTTGCAAGGTACTAACCATTATGAGTCTATATCAGATTCTCTGTGTTTTTGTAATGGAATTGGTATTAGCTGCTGACATTTATAATACTGATTTGGGTTATTAACAGAGTCAACTGGTCTTTCACATTAgttttcttcttcattttatGGTTGCCATTGTCAGCTTGATAAATTTCATTTGCTACTTGCAATTTCTCTGATTTATGGGTTTTCTTTTATTGTTTCATGAGTTTCTTTTGACATCATTATTATCTTTTCGCAATCCTTATTGATTTAACTTAATTATTAGCACTGATTTGCTTTTAATTTGTGAATGCAGTCGAGAGGATCAACCAGGGATGGTACTGGAGTTCATGGCAGTATTGTGAATCAACTGCTTACAAAGGTACGTGAATGGTTTCAACTTTTGAGTCTgggatattttataaatttttgtcttATAATAATATCTATTACGAGGGAAAGACTCAACTTTTCTAACTGTGGGAATTTTATCAATGTAATCTATGGCTGACAGATTAGTTACTTTGCAGATAGATGGTGTAGAGGCTTTGAATAATGTCTTGCTCATTGGAATGACCAACAGAAAGGATTTACTTGATGAAGCCCTATTGAGGtgctttcttttctcctttgacatCTAGCCTTATTGCCTATCTGTATCTGGATTGTCTCAAAGTGTTTTCTTTTTACCCACACACCACACACCacacacatatattatatatatttaacaatAGCACTTTTTGTATAATTGACTGACTTGCCATGCACGAACATCCTGATTTTTCTCATAACTTTTTACAAAATATGCATGGCAGATGAACTGCTGAATTAAGATTATTTCTTTAGATTTTTGTAAAATGAAGAATGAGAATGAACTGCTGGTGACAAACACAAGAAAAACTTTTTGGCAAACaacttttaatttttcttttccaTATTATGCAGACCAGGACGGTTGGAGGTTCAAGTTGAGATAAGCCTGCCTGATGAGAATGGTCGTCTACAGATTCTTCAAATTCATACaaataaaatgaaggaaaattcCTTTCTTGCTCCTGATGTGAACCTTGCAGAACTTGGTACGTGCATTGGTGATGTATACTAGTGAGAcctatcatatttattttttagattgcgACATTTAAATGATGAGTATTTCCTTCTGTTATGGTGTATTCAGTATTTCCATCTGTTTTCTGttaattttgtttgtttgtagGGTTTTCTTTTGTTTACAGCTTGCCTGCAACTACATTTTGATCTCTGTTTCAGGCTCCTGTTAGTGGTATTTTTTATGCTCTACAActagttttgttttatgtttttatgctCTACATTTTTTATGCTTTTTATGCTCTTCAAAAATTAGAGTAACCTAATCTCAACAGGATGGCTGTCTTCACCTTTCTGTGTCCTCACTGTAAGGTTGTCCCAAAGCTTCCCTTATCCATTCTGTGGAAAAGTACTTTAATTTTCATATATAAGGCAATCCGTTTATGCGAGTATGTGATTTAGTAAAATCAATGAACAGGCAAAGAACAAATGGAGAGATTGGATTTCTAGCAGAAACAATGGATTActgtcacatatatatatatatatattatgttgttAGCTGCTGTAGTGTACTGCATTTGGAGGAATTGAAATGGCTGTGTTTTTTATCATTGCTCTCGGTCTGCTTCTAGTTTAGCTGCTGAAGTTAAACTTTTATTGCATCATAGGTTTATCAGTATTAGCAAAAAGAAACTTTCTGCCCAGGATAATCGTTTACTAGCTCAGTTCACTATGTAATTGTTTAGTGTTCTGCTCTGTTTTCCCTGTATTGGTTTTTCTGTTAGCTTGCTGTGAGTTGGTTTTTCTTTTAGATTGGTTGTTTCTTGTTTCCTGTAGTCTCTTCTGTGTAGTGAGTCCAGGGTTAAAGAATGTCCGGGCCTTTGCCTCTGCATCGTGGCATATCTTCTGGGACACGAGGCTCTGGAGGGTGCAATGATTTCAGCGACTCTTAAATGAAAGATAAAACAGAAAATGATGATTTGGACAGAAGAGGTTCATCTGATCAGAGTGCCTTTGGGATGAATGTGAGTGTAATTATCATTCTCCTTTCTTTCCTACATAAACCTATCctcataaatttatattaatggtaTTAGTAAATTAATCTTGATACAGTTGTTGATTTAATGGTATTGGTTTGCCACTATTGTTTTGATAAAGCCTTTGACAAGTTCTATGACATGTACAATGCAACTTGGTATGATATGGATATGTTTAGAGCTGTTATTATCTTCATAATTGATCAACATTTTCAGTTCATAATTGACATAAATCCAAACTGTATTACAGGAAAGGTTATGGGTTGTAGATATTGATACAATgtggattatatatatatacatatatgttatGTAATGCTGTTTATTTAGGTTGTAATTTTTACTTTGAATTAGatatattaatatgatttaaGCATTATTCTGATGAGATTTCAGTTGACATTGTTTATGCTATGTTTTGTTACTCCATTgtttatgctatgttatgtaATCTTTAGCAAGAGCTTCTCTTTACCATGAAATCATCTGATCAAGAATATAATGCACTTTTAATGGCTTGAATTCAAACTTTCTTGACTATGTAGTCTAATTGTATCGTATATGATGTATGTGATTATGAAGTGGTTGTAATGACTAGAAATCAAGTATATTTTCTATATGCATTAAGGATTGTAGTTTTGTTAAATTTGTTTTCTTTATTGTTGGAATgcaattctctttttcttttcttccccTCTTTATAACAATGTTGTTTAATTTAATGAGGCGTCCATCTTGCTACTCTTGTATATGCGTCCATCAGGATTTCTATGGAAACATCTGATTGAAATATTTGTATAAGGAGTTTTACTTCTCAAGTTTCTGAATTTATATTACGACTGTTAGAACTACTAGCTGTTTTTTTTCTTGAGAAATGAGTAGTTGAAATGTGATGTTAAAGATCATGGCTTTGGTGACACTGAATATGACATGGACCTCTTCAAACTTGATATGATTAGTTTGCCATTTACATCCATTCTTGAATGCAGTAATTTCAAGAATACTGGCTTGCAGTGCTCATGTTGGAGCATGTTGGTACGAGTCACAGCGGTGCGAGTCATGGTGCTCAGTCTTCCTCACACAAGTCACATCGGTATCTCCTCTGCTGGAAGGAAGAACCCATGCAAGAACATCTCTGTGAGGTATTTTTTTATGGAGATTTCAATTTAGTATCACATAATCAATTTATCATTactatatcaatatatatatatatatatttataaagtgtTTGCTAGATTTGGCCAAAATCAACGTATTTGATCTAAGTTTCTAATTAAGAATTTGGTATGTTTGGTTTAGTTGATGCGATTTAGTTCCTTTGGACTGTGTTGAGTATTTATGAGACAGGGAAGATTACTAATAGCTATTTAAACTTTATGGCAACTATATTACAGgttgtttgggggagtgtgagtttgtttgtgtttcaaGATTGTAAATATCTAGGTAAAGGAGTATTTTTCACATTGTATGGTTTCTACTGCTTAAATGGAGTATTTCCCTACTTTTGGATCCATGGAGTGCTTGTCTTGCTTCCATGTGTTTCATTTCGTTGTTAACTTTGTGTATGGGTGAGTGTGTTATTACAAGTTCTATTGTTCGTTTGATCTTTAGCTTGGGAATTTTTCTCAGTTTCCATTAGGGGCTTATAGTGTCCTTTTCATTTCTGATCAAACTTTTCAGTAGGTTCCTCAAATTTCAGTGATCTTTAGCTTGGGGGAGTGATAGCTATTTAtgctcacaacaaagacaagtgcacaaaggatgatg
It encodes the following:
- the LOC133814726 gene encoding vesicle-fusing ATPase-like, whose translation is MGSTMRGSSSPQHTTEARSVAIACFDLGIPGFCLTYELVATIIVNGPEVLSKFVGETEKNVRDLFADAENDQRTRGDESDLHVIIFDEIDAICKSRGSTRDGTGVHGSIVNQLLTKIDGVEALNNVLLIGMTNRKDLLDEALLRPGRLEVQVEISLPDENGRLQILQIHTNKMKENSFLAPDVNLAELGTCIGDVY